The Anoplopoma fimbria isolate UVic2021 breed Golden Eagle Sablefish chromosome 5, Afim_UVic_2022, whole genome shotgun sequence genome contains a region encoding:
- the cdk5rap3 gene encoding LOW QUALITY PROTEIN: CDK5 regulatory subunit-associated protein 3 (The sequence of the model RefSeq protein was modified relative to this genomic sequence to represent the inferred CDS: inserted 1 base in 1 codon) yields MANIQNLPIDIQTSKLLDWLLDRRHCNLKWQTAVKEIREKINAAIQDMPENEEIKQLLSGSYIHYFHCLRIVEILKGTEASSKNIFGRYSSQRMKDWQEIVALYEMDNIYLAEVASLLSRNVSYEGPALRKQLAKAQQLQQELSRRETECQSSAADLRERYYAACKQYGITGENVARELQALVKDLPAVLEEVGKDASKLEEHIKLYTAFTNFVCDWSEPVLPMLTFAQKRGNTTFYEWRMGKXPTVIERPDVEEAPPDTLTEDSIDWGNFGNSADTQGVNSVITVEDGIDWGISLEPSSEDTGAGGIDWGDSEAAPIEIEIVDAGADCPEGVARGEDALSVLENSQSRGQFIDELTELETFLTQRISEMGEEGDVVAMSQFQMAPSVIQGQSREHVREMLSEVQDLLGRLTSLRMQHLFMIQASPRYVERVSEVLRQKLKQADILVLKGATMVEKRQEALEEQSRLEPRVDLLAGCTRELQKMIEADISKRYHKRPVNLMGVNI; encoded by the exons ATGGCG AACATACAGAACCTCCCAATCGACATACAGACCAGCAAGCTTTTAG ACTGGCTGCTGGATCGACGTCACTGTAATCTGAAATGGCAAACTGCAGTGAAAgaaatcagagagaagatcAATGCTGCCATCCAGGACATGCCCGAGAACGAGGAGATCAAGCAGCTTCTCTCCGGCTCCT aCATTCACTACTTCCACTGCTTGAGGATAGTGGAGATACTGAAGGGAACCGAGGCTTCCTCCAAGAACATCTTCGGCAGATATTCATCTCAGAGGATGAAG GACTGGCAAGAGATTGTGGCCCTTTATGAGATGGATAATATCTATTTGG CGGAGGTGGCCAGTTTGCTGAGTCGCAATGTGAGCTACGAGGGCCCGGCCCTCAGGAAGCAGCTGGCCAAAgcccagcagctgcagcaggagctgAGCAGGCGGGAGACGGAGTGCCAGAGCTCAGCCGCCGACCTGAGGGAGCGCTACTATGCTGCCTGCAAACAGTACGGCATCACG GGAGAAAATGTGGCTCGAGAGCTTCAGGCTCTGGTCAAAGATTTACCAGCGGTTCTTGAGGAAGTCGGGAAAGATGCATCGAAGTTAGAGGAGCATATCAAACTTTACACTGCTTTCACAAACTTCGTATGTGACTG GTCTGAACCGGTGCTACCCATGCTGACGTTCGCCcagaagagaggaaacacaacGTTTTACGAGTGGAGAATGGGGA TCCCCACAGTTATTGAGAGGCCAGATGTAGAGGAAGCACCTCCTGATACACTCACAGAGGATTCA ATCGACTGGGGGAACTTTGGTAACAGCGCAGACACTCAGGGTGTCAATTCTGTCATCACAGTTGAGGATGGAATAGACTGGGGCATCAGTCTGGAGCCGAGCTCTGAG GACACTGGTGCTGGTGGTATTGACTGGGGTGACAGTGAAGCAGCTCCCATAGAAATTGAAATTGTGGACGCCGGCGCAGACT GTCCTGAGGGCGTCGCAAGAGGTGAGGATGCTTTAAGTGTTCTGGAGAACTCTCAGTCACGCGGCCAGTTCATCGATGAGCTAACCGAG CTGGAAACGTTCTTAACGCAGCGCATAAGCGAGATGGGAGAGGAGGGTGACGTGGTAGCGATGAGCCAGTTCCAGATGGCCCCCTCTGTCATCCAAGGCCAGTCCCGTGAACATGTCCGGGAGATGCTCTCTGAGGTGCAGGACCTTCTGGGCCGCCTCACCTCCCTCCGGATGCAGCACCTGTTCATGATCCAGGCCTCGCCGCG GTATGTCGAGCGTGTGTCAGAGGTGCTGAGGCAGAAGCTGAAGCAGGCGGACATTCTGGTTCTGAAAGGAGCCACGATGGTTGAGAAGAGACAGGAAGCCCTGGAGGAGCAGTCCAGACTGGAGCCTCGTGTGGACCTGCTGGCAGGATGCACCCGGGAACTCCAGAAAATG attGAAGCCGACATTTCAAAGCGATACCACAAAAGGCCTGTCAACCTAATGGGGGTTAATATATAG
- the nfe2l1b gene encoding endoplasmic reticulum membrane sensor NFE2L1b isoform X1, translating into MLYLKKYFTEGLIQFTILLSLIGVRVDVDTYLSNQLPPLREIILGPSSAYTQTQFHNLRNTLDGYGIHPKSVDLDQFFTTRRLLNQVRQLDRLSVPSTELNTWLVHRDSETVVSTGSQSSPSITLDNGGGLEDVNNPDATPAMRGGSGAPESTYNLNAADNSLGAVAPEGNQEQGSRDGNDDLTKEDIDLIDILWRQDIDLGAGREVFNYSNRQKESEEEKPHPHENKDGNEEQESWRNGVNLQGAQPVDGETGESIPEQLPVLGSQTSLSLQECLRLLEATFPFGEESEFPAPVVTPESVSNEEVPSTSQGLPLAPPLPPEEPQLDLEQQWQDIMAIMELQAMEVNITSPHSNSSSDSGTSGTTESNASGNFEISARPTPVNQDVSLHQASLPSCSQDFPTIFSPQLDSTAITPRTTMLRLSSSNSSNINSTFGATNLTGIFLPPHINSTSTNITSTPILPDPFSNLLEESMLDEISLLDLAMEEGFSQAQASQLEDELDSDSGLSLDSSHSPASPSSSETSCSSAASSSSTSATFSEEGAVGYSTDSEVTTAETEEGAVGGYQSGHSKLCRMSYQDPSQFHGLPQLGSIGHNHTYNLPLSSAFDEHPELPISTGKKSVRDKHSKLQPAQDLLDKHASRDERRARAMKIPFTNEKIINLPVEEFNELLAKHHLSEGQLALIRDIRRRGKNKMAAQNCRKRKLDTIINLEQGVHDLRRDKARLLKEKMEFIRSIRQMKQKMQSLYQEVFTQLRDEEGRPYPPSEYSLQYSADGSVLIMPRGVTTAEQNRKPEKKQKDKKK; encoded by the exons ATGCTTTACCTGAAAAAATACTTCACAGAGGGCCTGATTCAGTTCACCATCCTTCTGAGTCTCATTGGGGTGCGGGTGGATGTTGACACCTACCTAAGCAATCAGCTGCCCCCACTGAGAGAGATCATCCTGGGCCCTAGCTCAGCCTACACCCAGACCCAGTTTCACAACCTGCGCAACACCCTGGACGGCTATGGCATCCATCCAAAGAGCGTGGACCTGGACCAGTTCTTTACGACTCGGCGACTGCTGAACCAGGTGCGCCAACTGGATCGCCTCTCAGTGCCCAGTACTGAGCTCAACACCTGGCTGGTGCATCGAGACTCTGAGACTGTGGTGTCCACCGGTAGCCAGTCCAGCCCCAGCATCACCCTGGACAATGGGGGCGGCCTAGAGGACGTTAACAACCCTGACGCTACCCCGGCCATGAGGGGAGGAAGCGGAGCACCTGAATCCACGTACAACCTGAACGCAGCGGACAACAGCCTGGGAGCCGTGGCCCCGGAGGGAAACCAGGAGCAGGGCAGCAGGGACGGCAATGACGACCTGACCAAAGAG GACATTGACCTGATTGACATCCTATGGAGACAGGACATCGACCTCGGTGCAGGAAGAGAAGTGTTCAACTACAGCAACCGCCAGaaggagagcgaggaggagaaGCCCCACCCACATGAGAACAAAGACGGGAATGAGGAACAAGAGAGCTGGAGAAACGGAGTGAACTTGCAAGGTGCTCAGCCCGTGGACGGGGAGACGGGAGAGAGTATTCCAGAGCAG cTTCCAGTTCTTGGCTCACAGACTTCCTTGTCTCTACAAGAATGCTTGAGGCTTTTAGAGGCCACTTTCCCTTTTGGAGAAGAATctgag TTTCCAGCCCCGGTTGTCACCCCCGAAAGCGTTTCCAATGAAGAAGTTCCCTCTACGTCTCAGGGCCTCCCTCTGGCACCACCGCTGCCCCCAGAGGAGCCCCAGTTAGACCTGGAGCAGCAGTGGCAAGACATCATGGCCATCATGGAGCTACAA GCAATGGAAGTCAACATCACTTCGCCGCACAGCAACTCCAGCAGTGACAGTGGCACAAGTGGGACAACTGAGTCGAACGCCTCGGGAAACTTTGAAATCTCTGCCCGCCCGACGCCCGTGAACCAGGATGTCAGCCTTCATCAGGCCTCCCTCCCCAGCTGCAGCCAAGACTTCCCCACGATTTTCAGTCCCCAGTTGGACTCTACCGCCATCACCCCGAGAACCACCATGCTCAGACTCTCCTCCAGCAACTCCAGCAACATCAACTCCACGTTCGGAGCCACTAACTTGACAGGGATCTTTCTCCCGCCACACATAAACAGCACCAGTACCAACATCACATCCACGCCCATCCTGCCCGATCCATTCAGCAACCTGCTGGAGGAGTCCATGCTCGACGAGATCAGCCTGCTGGACCTCGCCATGGAGGAGGGCTTCAGCCAGGCCCAGGCTTCGCAGCTGGAGGATGAGCTCGACTCGGATTCCGGTCTTTCCCTGGACTCCAGCCACAGCCCGGCCTCCCCGAGCAGCTCCGAGACGTCCTGCTCTTCAGCAGCGTCTTCGTCTTCGACGTCTGCCACCTTCTCCGAGGAGGGAGCGGTGGGGTACAGCACCGACTCCGAGGTTACTACTGCGGAGACGGAGGAAGGCGCGGTCGGCGGTTATCAGTCCGGGCATAGTAAGCTCTGCCGTATGAGCTACCAGGACCCCTCCCAGTTCCACGGCCTCCCTCAGCTCGGCAGCATCGGCCACAATCACACTTACAACCTGCCGCTCTCCTCCGCCTTCGACGAGCATCCGGAGCTCCCCATTTCCACCGGGAAGAAGAGCGTCCGCGACAAACACTCAAAGCTCCAGCCCGCTCAGGATCTGCTCGACAAGCACGCGAGTCGCGACGAACGCCGAGCACGGGCGATGAAGATCCCCTTCACCAACGAGAAGATCATCAACCTGCCCGTGGAGGAGTTCAACGAGCTCCTGGCCAAGCACCACCTGAGCGAGGGCCAGCTGGCACTCATCCGCGACATCCGCAGGCGTGGCAAGAACAAGATGGCGGCCCAGAACTGCCGCAAGCGCAAGCTGGACACCATCATCAACCTGGAGCAGGGCGTCCATGACCTGAGGCGCGACAAGGCCCGCCTgctgaaggagaagatggagttCATCCGCTCCATCCGGCAGATGAAGCAGAAGATGCAGAGTCTGTACCAGGAGGTGTTCACTCAGCTCCGGGACGAGGAGGGCCGGCCCTACCCCCCCAGTGAGTACTCGCTCCAGTACAGCGCCGACGGCAGCGTGCTCATCATGCCCCGCGGCGTGACGACCGCCGAGCAGAACCGCAAGCccgagaaaaaacaaaaagacaaaaagaagtgA
- the nfe2l1b gene encoding endoplasmic reticulum membrane sensor NFE2L1b isoform X2 yields the protein MLYLKKYFTEGLIQFTILLSLIGVRVDVDTYLSNQLPPLREIILGPSSAYTQTQFHNLRNTLDGYGIHPKSVDLDQFFTTRRLLNQVRQLDRLSVPSTELNTWLVHRDSETVVSTGSQSSPSITLDNGGGLEDVNNPDATPAMRGGSGAPESTYNLNAADNSLGAVAPEGNQEQGSRDGNDDLTKEDIDLIDILWRQDIDLGAGREVFNYSNRQKESEEEKPHPHENKDGNEEQESWRNGVNLQGAQPVDGETGESIPEQFPAPVVTPESVSNEEVPSTSQGLPLAPPLPPEEPQLDLEQQWQDIMAIMELQAMEVNITSPHSNSSSDSGTSGTTESNASGNFEISARPTPVNQDVSLHQASLPSCSQDFPTIFSPQLDSTAITPRTTMLRLSSSNSSNINSTFGATNLTGIFLPPHINSTSTNITSTPILPDPFSNLLEESMLDEISLLDLAMEEGFSQAQASQLEDELDSDSGLSLDSSHSPASPSSSETSCSSAASSSSTSATFSEEGAVGYSTDSEVTTAETEEGAVGGYQSGHSKLCRMSYQDPSQFHGLPQLGSIGHNHTYNLPLSSAFDEHPELPISTGKKSVRDKHSKLQPAQDLLDKHASRDERRARAMKIPFTNEKIINLPVEEFNELLAKHHLSEGQLALIRDIRRRGKNKMAAQNCRKRKLDTIINLEQGVHDLRRDKARLLKEKMEFIRSIRQMKQKMQSLYQEVFTQLRDEEGRPYPPSEYSLQYSADGSVLIMPRGVTTAEQNRKPEKKQKDKKK from the exons ATGCTTTACCTGAAAAAATACTTCACAGAGGGCCTGATTCAGTTCACCATCCTTCTGAGTCTCATTGGGGTGCGGGTGGATGTTGACACCTACCTAAGCAATCAGCTGCCCCCACTGAGAGAGATCATCCTGGGCCCTAGCTCAGCCTACACCCAGACCCAGTTTCACAACCTGCGCAACACCCTGGACGGCTATGGCATCCATCCAAAGAGCGTGGACCTGGACCAGTTCTTTACGACTCGGCGACTGCTGAACCAGGTGCGCCAACTGGATCGCCTCTCAGTGCCCAGTACTGAGCTCAACACCTGGCTGGTGCATCGAGACTCTGAGACTGTGGTGTCCACCGGTAGCCAGTCCAGCCCCAGCATCACCCTGGACAATGGGGGCGGCCTAGAGGACGTTAACAACCCTGACGCTACCCCGGCCATGAGGGGAGGAAGCGGAGCACCTGAATCCACGTACAACCTGAACGCAGCGGACAACAGCCTGGGAGCCGTGGCCCCGGAGGGAAACCAGGAGCAGGGCAGCAGGGACGGCAATGACGACCTGACCAAAGAG GACATTGACCTGATTGACATCCTATGGAGACAGGACATCGACCTCGGTGCAGGAAGAGAAGTGTTCAACTACAGCAACCGCCAGaaggagagcgaggaggagaaGCCCCACCCACATGAGAACAAAGACGGGAATGAGGAACAAGAGAGCTGGAGAAACGGAGTGAACTTGCAAGGTGCTCAGCCCGTGGACGGGGAGACGGGAGAGAGTATTCCAGAGCAG TTTCCAGCCCCGGTTGTCACCCCCGAAAGCGTTTCCAATGAAGAAGTTCCCTCTACGTCTCAGGGCCTCCCTCTGGCACCACCGCTGCCCCCAGAGGAGCCCCAGTTAGACCTGGAGCAGCAGTGGCAAGACATCATGGCCATCATGGAGCTACAA GCAATGGAAGTCAACATCACTTCGCCGCACAGCAACTCCAGCAGTGACAGTGGCACAAGTGGGACAACTGAGTCGAACGCCTCGGGAAACTTTGAAATCTCTGCCCGCCCGACGCCCGTGAACCAGGATGTCAGCCTTCATCAGGCCTCCCTCCCCAGCTGCAGCCAAGACTTCCCCACGATTTTCAGTCCCCAGTTGGACTCTACCGCCATCACCCCGAGAACCACCATGCTCAGACTCTCCTCCAGCAACTCCAGCAACATCAACTCCACGTTCGGAGCCACTAACTTGACAGGGATCTTTCTCCCGCCACACATAAACAGCACCAGTACCAACATCACATCCACGCCCATCCTGCCCGATCCATTCAGCAACCTGCTGGAGGAGTCCATGCTCGACGAGATCAGCCTGCTGGACCTCGCCATGGAGGAGGGCTTCAGCCAGGCCCAGGCTTCGCAGCTGGAGGATGAGCTCGACTCGGATTCCGGTCTTTCCCTGGACTCCAGCCACAGCCCGGCCTCCCCGAGCAGCTCCGAGACGTCCTGCTCTTCAGCAGCGTCTTCGTCTTCGACGTCTGCCACCTTCTCCGAGGAGGGAGCGGTGGGGTACAGCACCGACTCCGAGGTTACTACTGCGGAGACGGAGGAAGGCGCGGTCGGCGGTTATCAGTCCGGGCATAGTAAGCTCTGCCGTATGAGCTACCAGGACCCCTCCCAGTTCCACGGCCTCCCTCAGCTCGGCAGCATCGGCCACAATCACACTTACAACCTGCCGCTCTCCTCCGCCTTCGACGAGCATCCGGAGCTCCCCATTTCCACCGGGAAGAAGAGCGTCCGCGACAAACACTCAAAGCTCCAGCCCGCTCAGGATCTGCTCGACAAGCACGCGAGTCGCGACGAACGCCGAGCACGGGCGATGAAGATCCCCTTCACCAACGAGAAGATCATCAACCTGCCCGTGGAGGAGTTCAACGAGCTCCTGGCCAAGCACCACCTGAGCGAGGGCCAGCTGGCACTCATCCGCGACATCCGCAGGCGTGGCAAGAACAAGATGGCGGCCCAGAACTGCCGCAAGCGCAAGCTGGACACCATCATCAACCTGGAGCAGGGCGTCCATGACCTGAGGCGCGACAAGGCCCGCCTgctgaaggagaagatggagttCATCCGCTCCATCCGGCAGATGAAGCAGAAGATGCAGAGTCTGTACCAGGAGGTGTTCACTCAGCTCCGGGACGAGGAGGGCCGGCCCTACCCCCCCAGTGAGTACTCGCTCCAGTACAGCGCCGACGGCAGCGTGCTCATCATGCCCCGCGGCGTGACGACCGCCGAGCAGAACCGCAAGCccgagaaaaaacaaaaagacaaaaagaagtgA
- the LOC129091565 gene encoding chromobox protein homolog 1-like, which translates to MSMSLTTEPSNDVPAVTEAEPESKMTTVEKKDKKPEEVVEEEEEEEEEYVVERVLNRRVVKGRVEYLLKWKGFSEEDNTWEPDDNLDCPDLIAEFLQSQKSAHDGKRKAAGDADGDESKTKKKKDDTEKLRGFARGLDPERIIGATDSTGELMFLMKWKNSDEADLVLAKEANVKCPQVVISFYEERLTWHSYPTEDEKKDDKN; encoded by the exons ATGAGTATGAGCCTGACTACAGAGCCCTCTAACGATGTTCCCGCTGTTACAGAAG CAGAGCCAGAGAGCAAAATGACCACCGTcgagaagaaggacaagaagccAGAGGaagtggtggaggaagaggaggaggaggaggaagaatacGTGGTGGAGAGGGTCCTGAATCGGCGGGTGGTGAAAGGGAGAGTAGAGTATCTCCTCAAGTGGAAAGGCTTCTCTGA GGAAGACAACACGTGGGAGCCAGATGACAATCTGGACTGTCCAGATCTGATCGCAGAATTCCTGCAGTCCCAGAAATCAGCACACGACGGAAAGAGGAAGGCGGCCGGAGACGCAGATGGAGACgaaagtaaaacaaagaagaaaaaagacgac ACAGAGAAGCTCCGGGGTTTTGCTCGAGGTCTGGATCCAGAACGGATCATTGGCGCCACAGATTCCACAGGAGAACTTATGTTCCTCATGAAATG GAAAAACTCAGACGAAGCTGACCTGGTGCTGGCGAAAGAGGCCAACGTGAAGTGTCCGCAGGTGGTCATCTCCTTCTACGAGGAGAGACTCACTTGGCACTCGTATCCAACGGAAGACGAGAAAAAAGACGACAAAAACTAA
- the LOC129091795 gene encoding chromobox protein homolog 1-like: protein MPKDSRARRERLREARRRERAAESDEARTARLASNAARMANMRARETPEMRAERLARDAARTRYMRRRGKDSTATLTEKLQGFARGLDPERIIDANDSSGELMFLMKWKNSDEADLVPAKEANVKCPQVVISFYEQRLALHSHLIADVKKDEKKN from the exons ATGCCCAAAGATAGCCGTGCCAGGCGGGAGCGGCTGCGAGAGGCCAGGCGGCGTGAGCGGGCTGCTGAGTCAGACGAAGCACGAACGGCACGCTTGGCCAGCAACGCCGCTCGCATGGCTAACATGAGGGCGAGGGAAACGCCGGAGATGAGAGCCGAGCGTCTGGCAAGAGACGCTGCAAGAACCCGCTacatgaggaggagaggaaaggattCTACTGCAACTCTG ACAGAGAAGCTTCAGGGTTTTGCTCGAGGGCTGGATCCAGAACGGATCATTGATGCCAACGATTCCTCTGGAGAACTCATGTTCCTCATGAAATG GAAAAACTCTGATGAAGCTGACCTGGTGCCGGCGAAGGAGGCCAACGTGAAGTGTCCGCAGGTGGTCATCTCGTTCTACGAACAGAGACTCGCTTTGCACTCACATCTCATTGCAGACGTTAaaaaggatgagaaaaaaaactga